The proteins below come from a single Molothrus ater isolate BHLD 08-10-18 breed brown headed cowbird chromosome 33, BPBGC_Mater_1.1, whole genome shotgun sequence genomic window:
- the LOC118700781 gene encoding LOW QUALITY PROTEIN: zinc finger protein 660-like (The sequence of the model RefSeq protein was modified relative to this genomic sequence to represent the inferred CDS: deleted 1 base in 1 codon; substituted 1 base at 1 genomic stop codon), which produces MISSIPPNLRVPPVLHSLHYLQVAVSEPSPGIPQFMSIGYLDGIPFVHYDSERGRVEPLTQWIKDGVEEEYWDRETQINVRNQQVAAGHLDVLREWYNQSRGPHTNLIVRGCDLLSDGSVRGSERHSYNGRDFISFDLGSGRFVVADSAAEITRRRWEQDGTVAEARTNCLKHECPEWLRKYVGYGQKELERKEPSDVHVSRREEHGTLILSCHVYGFYPNTIAVSWMKGGETLDQETEWGGIVPNSDGTFHTXARIEALPEEREQYRCRVEHPGMPEPRIFAWGRRDRNGYNPAAGKDVRTNGLTTGCGLMEEEEKTRMYLMKRGCKPCPGSSGEERAPMSQECILGSSQSLELVEKPHGREKPHRCLECGKCFSWSSTLRQHQVIHTGERPFECGECGRSFSHNSILIQHQRIHTGEKPFECGECGKSFRQRGQLIRHQVIHTGEKPYECGECGISFSQKGYLTEHQKIHTGEKPFECGECGRSFRGSSALIRHQVIHTGERPYTCLECGKSYGWNSDLRKHQRTHSGERPYECPECGKRFHRSSDLLKHERIHTEERPFRCPDCGKGFKQNCKLTIHRRIHTGERPYECPECGMSFSQSSHLTEHQRRRH; this is translated from the exons ATGATCTCCTCAATCCCCCCAAATCTCCGTGTCCCCCCAGTTCTCCACTCCCTGCACTATCTGCAAGTGGCGGTGTCAGAGCCCAGCCCGGGGATCCCCCAGTTCATGTCCATTGGGTACCTGGATGGGATCCCCTTCGTGCACTACGACAGCGAGCGGGGCCGGGTGGAGCCACTGACGCAGTGGATAAAGGATGGAGTCGAGGAGGAATATTGGGACAGGGAGACCCAGATCAATGTGAGGAACCAGCAGGTGGCTGCTGGGCACCTGGATGTACTGCGGGAGTGGTACAACCAGAGCAGGG GTCCCCACACAAATTTGATAGTTCGTGGCTGTGATCTCCTGTCCGATGGGAGTGTTCGTGGATCTGAGCGGCACAGCTACAATGGACGGGATTTCATCTCCTTTGACCTGGGATCCGGGAGATTTGTGGTGGCCGACAGCGCTGCTGAGATCACCAGGAGGCGCTGGGAACAGGATGGCACCGTGGCTGAGGCACGGACGAATTGCCTGAAGCACGAATGCCCAGAATGGCTCCGGAAATACGTCGGGTAcgggcagaaggagctggagcgCAAAG AGCCCTCTGATGTCCATGTGTCCAGAAGAGAGGAACACGGGACGCTGATCCTATCCTGCCACGTGTACGGATTCTACCCCAACACAATCGCAGTCAGCTGGATGAAG GGGGGTGAAACCTTGGATCAGGAGACGGAGTGGGGCGGGATCGTTCCCAACAGCGATGGCACCTTCCACACCTGAGCCAGGATCGAGGCGCTGCCGGAGGAGCGGGAGCAGTACCGGTGCAGGGTGGAGCATCCCGGAATGCCAGAGCCCAGGATCTTCGCTTGGG ggaggagggacaggaatGGATACAACCCGGCAGCCG GAAAAGATGTGAGAACCAATGGCTTGACCACAG GGTGTGGCctgatggaggaggaggaaaagaccCGAATGTACCTCATGAAGAGGGGCTGCAAACCCTGCCCAGGGAGTTCTGGGGAGGAAAGAGCCCCCATGAGCCAGGAATGCATCCTGGGATCCAGCCAGAGCTTGGAGCTGGTGGAGAAGCCTCATGGCAGGGAGAAGCCACACAGGTGCTTGGAATGTGGGAAATGTTTCAGCTGGAGCTCCACCCTGAGGCAGCACCAggtgatccacactggggagagacCCTTTgagtgtggggaatgtgggaggAGTTTCAGCCACAACTCCATCCTGATCCAAcaccagaggatccacactggggaaaagccctttgagtgtggggagtgtgggaagagcttcaggcagaggGGCCAACTGATACGACACCAggtgatccacactggggaaaagccctatgagtgtggggagtgtgggatAAGCTTCAGCCAGAAGGGCTACCTGACGGAACACCAGaagatccacactggggaaaagccctttgagtgtggggaatgtgggaggAGCTTCAGAGGAAGCTCAGCCCTGATTCGGCACCAGGTCATCCACACGGGGGAACGGCCCTACACCTGcttggaatgtgggaagagctaTGGGTGGAACTCTGACCTGAGAAAACACCAGCGCACCCActctggggagaggccctacgagtgtcctgagtgtgggaagaggtttcacaGGAGCTCCGATCTCCTCAAACATGAGCGGattcacacagaggagaggcccttccgctgccccgactgtgggaagggcttcaagcaaAACTGCAAACTCACCATccaccggcgcatccacactggagagaggccctacgagtgtcctgAGTGTGGGATGAGCTTCTCACAGAGCTCTCACTTGACAGAACACCAACGGAGGCGCCACTAA